ATTTTGTGGACAGCGATTATGTGGACAGCGATTATGTGGACAGCAATGGCATCGCCCATTATGTCAGCAAGCTTGCAGATATAGATGCTAACGGCGAGATAACAGATACCCGTTCCCTAGCCTTTGCTCAGTCTATGATCAATACCTTGGCTGCCCAATTGTCAACCTCATTTAACAAGCGGATTCGTCATCAAGCACAGTTTCAATTGGACGCGGGTCAGTTAAAAAACGCGGCGGATGTCGACGTGGCCCTCAGCGGACATTTTTATCGCTACCCAGAAGGGCTCGAAATACTGTTACCAGACAGCCTGTCTTTAGGCACAGATTACGCTATTTACGCCACGCCAGACGGTTTGCTGGTCTCAGCAAACTTTACAATGCCCGAGGGATACACGGCGGAAACCTCCCGTCGGGTGGGGGGCTTTCACTACCAAGACGGTTTTATCAACGAATATTCATTGTATGACCTGAACTACAGACCAAATGTGCGCGATCCGCGGGGTATGGTCCGCTCACCTCAGGGCATTTGGTCAGACATTTATCTGTTAAACACCACACCGGATTTACTGGGCACCAGCGCCTACGGAGCGCAAATCGCCGACGGCGACAGCGCACCGAAAGTGCCTGTTGTGTGGGGCGGTGACGGAACAGCTCAATATGATGATTTTAGTCGCTACACTGCTGCGCGTGTGCTGGCGGCGTTCGGCAAGCGTTTGCCGTTTGGTCATGAGTTTGAGCAATTGGCTTTTGGCTCAACCACAGGCTACAAGCGCGGCACTGATCCGGTAACTACCGAGTTTAATGCTGCCGCCCGCTCTATGATCGGCTGCGAAGGGGTTTCAGGCGTAATCTGGCAGTGGGGGGCGGAAATGTGGGATCGCGGTAACGGATCAAGTGGCTATGAGTGGTATGCAGGTGACACAAATGGTGAGGGTCAAATTTACAGCGGGGCTGGAAGCTCCGGAGTTGGCGCTTCGCTTTTTGGCGGCGGCTGGGACTTCCAAGAGTCTGGGCCTCGTTGCTCGGCCTGGAGTAACACGCCGTGGCACTCGGTCAGTCATATTGCCGCCCGCGGTGTTTGTGATCATGTCGAATGTTATTAACTGACGAGGAGACCCGTATGCGCGGTAACACACACATTATGAATAGCGCTGACGATTTTCAACAGGCGTCTATGACAAGGGAAGAGGCCATTGCCGCGGCAACAGTGGTGGTGCAACAAGACATGGCCACCTACCCAGAAGAGTATGACCACAGTTTAAGCAAGGGCAAAAAGGGTTATATCGCCCCAGAGTATCGTGCAGTGGCTGTGATGGATCAGGCCGTACTAGAGCGATTTGGCATACGTTTAACGGAGCAAGAAAGTGAGCAATCTGAGCAGACAGTGCCAGTGACAACACCGTCATTAAGCAAATCCCAGCAAGTGTTGGGGCAGTTAAAAAAATTCATTAGGCGATCAACGACAGCCTCATAAATTAGGAAAATAACATGTCTTTTCTCACGCAAGCCGGCGAAGCGCAAATCGCCAACAAACAAGGCAACGCCAGTCGCATGACGATGAGCCATTTCGTGCTGGCCAATGTGCCGGATCTGGGCGCGGAACCCAGTGATCGCGTGGCCGAGTTGCCAAGGAACGAGCAGATAGTACAGACCTTGCCTTATACCAAACACAGCTATGTGAACCCGAATCAGGTGGTTTATTCCTTGATCATGGATGCCACCGTGGGAGACTTCACCTTTAACTGGATCGGCTTGGTGGACGAGGAAAATGTGCTCATTGCTGTGGCGCACATTACGCCTATCGATAAGCGCAAAAGCACCGAAGGGGTGGAAGGCAACACCATTGCCCGTAACTTCTTACTTAAGTACTCAGGTATTCAAATTGTTACTGGCGCCAATGTGCCGGCAGAGACTTGGCAGTTGGACTTTTCTACCCGCTTTAACGGCATGGACGAGCGGGAACGCTTGTCTAATTTGGACTTGTACGGTCAAGCCAGTTTCTTGGATAGCGCCTACCAAGTCATAAAAGAAGGCGATCAATACCAATTGCAAGTGGGTGTGGGTTACGTAGGCGGCATTCGCACCAAGTTGGTGGAACAAGAAACGTTAACTGTCAGTGACTTATCTTGCTCTGTTTGGCTCGATGTGAGCTTGCAAGGAGACGTGTCAGACAAGGCCACGGTCAGCCAAATACAAGTGCAAACCGAGGCCACAAGTGATGTTGTGGGCAGTGATTATGTGGACAGCAATGGCATTGCCCATTATGTCAGCAAGCTTGCAGACATAGACGCCAATGGCGAGGTCACCGACCACAGAGTTATTTATGACAATGTGGCCAAGCACGAAGCCAAGGCTAACCCCCATCCGCAATATCAGTTGAAGCGAGGTTTTGCGGTGTCGGGAACGGATAATGCAATAGTGTTGACCAGTCTAGACAGCCGCAATCCAATAACGGCCTTGGGCCAATATGAAGAATTTACCTTTGCAGTGGCCAGTACCAATAGTGGCTCAGTGACCATTCAAATCGATGGTTTAGCGCCCTTGCCCTTACGTGGCGTCACCACGGGCCAGCAAGTCTTCGCCTCAGCCCTCTTGACCGTGCGTTACCTTAACGAGGCTTTTTACATTGCCAAACAGGTCAACCCTTTGACCGGCAATGATGTATTGGACATCACTAAATTATGGATAGATACCGTGGACGTATTACGCCCCGGCGAATACGCCTTGGACGGCTCGACTTTAAGTCGCACCAGTCATCCGATTGCCTTTGCCATTGCGCAAGCTTCCTCCAACTTCATTGGTCAAGCGGAAAAAGACGCGGACCCAGTGACCTATGGCGGCTATTACGGCGATGGAGATGGTTCAACTAGCTTCACCTTGCCTATAGTCGGCGGCGAGTTTATTCGTATGCACGACGGTGGCAGAGGGGTGGATGAGGGAAGAGTGTTTGGCGGCTGGCAGGAGGACGCTATTCGAAACATTTTTGGTCGAATAAACACTAACTATAATGTTTTTACTGAAGGTGTAGCAGGAGCATTTACATATGTAAATGAAGATCTTGAACATACAATTGCTACTTCAGGAACCACTAGTACCACTAAAGGATCTACGACCTTTGATGCATCGTTAGTTGTTCCAACCGCCAATGAAAACCGCCCCCGCAACCTCGCCTATTACGGCAAAACCCGGCTTTAAAGGCAGTGTTTATGTCACGGTATTGGTTATTCAGTTCGCCAAATGTTAAGCAACTCAATCACGGATTAGGAAAATAACATGTCTTTTCTCACGCAAGCCGGCGAAGCGCAAATCGCCAACAAACAAGGCAACGCCAGTCGCATGACGATGAGTCATTTCGTGCTGGCCAATGTGCCGGATCTGGGCGCGGAACCGAGTGATCGCGTGGCCGAGTTGCCAAGGGATGAGCAGATAGTACAGACCTTGCCTTATACCAAACACAGTTACTTGAACCCGAATCAGGTGGTCTATTCCTTGATCATGGATTCCACCATAGGGGATTTTACCTTTAACTGGATTGGCTTGGTGGACGAGGAAGAGGTGCTCATTGCCGTGGCACACATTACGCCTATCGATAAGCGCAAAAGCACCGAAGGGATGGAAGGCAACACCATTGCCCGTAACTTCTTGCTTAAGTACTCCGGTATTCAAAATGTCACTGGGGCCAATGTGCCGGCGGAGACGTGGCAGTTGGACTTTTCTACCCGCTTTAATGGTATGGACGAGCGGGAACGCTTGTCCAATTTGGACTTGTACGGTCAAGCCAGTTTCTTGGATAGCGCTTACCAAGTCATAAAAGAAGGCGATCAATACCAGCTGCAAGCGGGTGTGGGCTACGTGGGTGGCATTCGCACCAAGTTGGCGGAACAAGAAACGTTAACTGTCAGCGACTTGCCTTGCTCAATTTGGCTCGATGTGAGCTTGCAAGGGGATGTGTCGGACAAGACCACAGTCAGCCAAATACAAGTGCAAACCGAGGCCACAAGTGATTTTGTGGACAGGGACTTTGTAAACAGTGATTATGTGGACAGCAATGGCCTTGCCCACTATGTCAGCAAACTAGCGGACATAAATACGGATGGCGAGATCACTGACCACAGAGTGATTTATGACAATGTGGCCAAGCATGAAGCCAAGGCCAACCCCCATCCACAGTATGTTGAGTACACAGATGAACAATGTGCGGCGACCTTGTCTTCTGCGCAACAAGCCTTGAGCGAACATGAAGCCAAAGCGGATCCGCATCCTCAGTATTATCAGTATAGCGACACTCAAGACGCGACCACCTTGGCGCAAGCCAATGGCTTTACTGAGCAGCAAATTGCTCAACATGAAGCCAAGCCAAACCCGCACGCACAATATTATCAAAGACAAACCTTTACCCTGAGTGGTGATGAAAACCAACTCATCTTAAGCAGTCAAAACGGCGATGGGACCATTAGTCAACTCAAGGATTGGGATGAATTTCGTTTTCAGGTGGCGGCCACTAACACCGCCGCCGTGACCATTCAAATTGATGACCTGGCGCCTTTACCCTTGCGTGGCGTGGCCGCTCATCAGGTGTTTGCTTCGGCCTTCTTGACGGTACGTTATTTCAACGAAGGTTTTTACATTGCCAAACAGATCAACCCTTTAACCGGTAACGATGTGCTGGACATCACCAAATTATGGATAGATACCGTGGACGTATTACGCCCCGGCGAATACGCCTTGGACGGCTCGACCCTAAGTCGCACCAGTCATCCGATTGCCTTTGCTATTGCGCAAGCTTCCACCAACTTCATTGGCCAAGCGGTAAAAGACGCGGACCCAGTGACCTATGGCGGCTATTACGGTGATGGGGATGGTTCAACTACCTTCACCTTGCCTATAGTGGGCGGCGAGTTTATCCGTATGCACGACGGTGGTAGAGGGGCGGATGCAGGGCGTGGTTTTGCGAGTTGGCAGGGGGATGCTATTAGGAATATTGTCGGTGAGTTTGGATCTGGGTTGTCTAATTCAGAAAACAGACAGCGTGTGTCGGGCGCGATGTATTTTAAGAGTCAGGATGTGGGTGATCTCGGCGTGTCTCAGGATTCAGGTCTAGTTGATGCGATTGGGTTTAATGCGTCATTAGTTGTCCCAACTGCCAATGAAAATCGCCCCCGCAACCTCGCCTATTACGGCAAAACTCGGCTCTAAAAACGATTTAATAGGACAAAGCAAAGAGGAATTTTTATGATTGCACTGATTCTCAACAACACCACCATCACAGGATATGGCCTCAAAGTCTCCTGTGAACTGCCTTTGCCTGAAGAAGACCTGTCGGGACAAAGCTCATCCACCGCGACCGCCGAAAAAGGCTTCAAGCCAAAGCGCCTGAAAGTGTCGTTAAACATCAAATACGAAGACGCCGATGTGCTGTCGACCATACTACTGCTCAGCAGCGCGACGGATTCAGGCACGGGAAAACGTACCGTGTACAACATAGACAACCAAACCGCCAGCGCCTTTGGGGTGCGTCAGGTGCGCTTTACCGATCGCGTTTCCGCACAAGAGATGGATGGCAGTCACGCTTGGAGTGTGAGCTTTACCTTGCTGGAACACCTTTCCACCTCGGAAAAAATCGAAAGCCAACGCCTCGCACAAAGCGACACCAAACTGGCCGCAGCGGATCAAGCCGCTGCTGAAGAAGCGCAAGGCAATCGTTCTTGGTTGGACAAATTAATTGACAAACTGGACAGCGCTTTATCCAACGAAAACGGATCATAATATGAAATACGACTTTCAATTGACCATTAACGCAGAGCGAGTGCCACTGGTATCTCATGATATTTGTCTCGATGATTCGCGACCTGGTCGCGCCAGCTTCGTGGTACAGAGCGACAAGGCCTTAAGTGGCATAGTGTACTTTTCTTTTTCCATTAACGGTAAGCAACAGCATGGTCATTTCTATGGCTACATAGAAAATTGCGTGACCGCCAGCCAAACTACCCAGACCTTATTTTGTCGGGAAAAAGCCAACCTCATGGAAATGTCCGTGCCCATGGCCTTACGCCATGCCACCTTAGGGGACGTACTAAACGCAGTGAGCGAGCAAACAAGCTTAAACTTTACTTGGCCTGAGCAAGCCTCATACAGCCAACAGCAAGTGCCTCACTTTGTTAATACGGGAACGGGCTTTCACTTGCTGAACAGTCTAGAAAAAGTGTTTGCTATCCCTGATTTTACTTGGATACAAAGGCGCGATGGCTCAGTCTTTGTTGGTGCTTGGCAAGATGGTCATTGGGCAAATAGCCCGATCAGCGTACCGGCAGACATACTGGACAAACAGCTTGCAACTAAAAGTGCTGAACTGCTCGCCATTCCCGGTCTGAGAGCAGGCTATCAAGTGAATGGTAACCGCCTTTATCAGGTTCGACTAACCGACTCAAAAATGGTGATCTCATGGAAAAAACCCTAACCCGCATACTGCAAAGGAAATACCCAGAACTGGCCAGCGGTTGGCATCTCCCTATCTGGGCGAGTGTCACCGATATTGGCAGCCCACTCGCCGGCGAAACCGCCAGCGAAGACACACCGGTTTATGCCGTCTCGGTACAAGTTCTCAAACAAAATGGCGAACCCGACAAGGACATTCCCGTGATTAGCGATGTGCTCTTACCTGTGCCAGCAGGCGGTATGCAACGTGGCCTGTGGGCCAAACCCAGTGTCGGCACCTTAGTGGAAATTGCCTTTGCTTATGGTTCTCCAGCCCATCCTTTCATACGCTCAGTGTTACCACATGGCCTGACTTTGCCCAACATGGCGGAAACCGACCAACGCTGGCAGCAATCTGAAAACGCCTACCTACAAGTTGATCAAAACAACGACTGGCAAAGCAAAGGGCAAAACGTCTCTGCCGACATCGCCGAAAACCTAACACAGCGCATTGGCAAGCTAAGAGAAATCATTGCCGAAAAACATCACGTCGGTGACGAATCAACCAACATCTACCAACTCCTGCTGGATCTGATGAACACCGTCTATGAACTGGCCAACGTCGCCTCGGCCCATACCCACAACTACACTTGGACAGATCCCGGTGGCGCCAGCGTGACCTCGCCTCCTTTACAAGCGTCCAACTACACCCAAAGCGCAACCAAGGCCCAAGAACAAGCCAACAGCCTACAACCTTTACTCAAATAAAGACCCTAAATAAGTGAACATGTAATTGAACGAAGTGAACAAAAGGTTAACAAAAAACTATCCACAACTGCTCACTTTAAAAAAGTTAACCGGCATTTAATCTTAATAAATTGAGCACTTTTGATTACTGATAAACTGATTCAATAATTGAAAATCCTCGTGTCGGTGGTTCGATTCCGCCTCTGGGCACCAATACTGCAATTTATTGATTTAAAATGATTTCATTAAAAAATAGAGCCGCTTAATTTTGCTTTAAATTATCTTTATCTAAATGATTTATAAAGATTTTAAAGGATTTGATTCCCGTTCTGTCCATTGTCTCCATAAAATAAAGAGAAAAATTCTGCAAAAATAAGCTAAGATCTATAAAAATTCTATTGAACATCATGAGTGAGATACCGCGCTTCACTGTGGCCAATACCTAGGCTACAGAAAAAGAGGTGAAATATTCTTCGATCACGTTATCAATTCATCCATTGTACCCAGAAAAATAAAAGAAAAAGTCTTAGAGTTTAATAGTGCTTCTAGCCGTGCACTGTGTGAAGTATTACTGGAAAAAGCAGGGTATGAACCTAAGGAATGGTATGCTTATGTTCGTAGTTTAGATGCATCTAAGCCAGACTAATTTTCCTGGTATCTTATTCTTTTTATAGCTTTTCTTTCTAAAACAAGAGGCAGTTACCCTATGGAAGCATTCATCATCATTTGAATAATTATATTTATTATAGTCGTTCTAGAGGCAGTAAAAAGTCAAAGTCCTAACACAAAGGAACCTCCAAAGAAAAAAGAAAGAACTATGATCTGCAACATTTGCCATGGCGCTCGAATGATCAAAAAGGATGCGGGATACACCGTAATATGTTGGGCATGTGAGGGTAAAGGCAAGACAAAATACTAATACAAAGATTTCCTAACGGTCAAAAGCGGACTTAAAAAATGAACCCGTCAAGATTCTTACTAGTTCGATATATTGTTTCTAAGCTCAAAAAAGCACCTACTCAATCGGTGGGAGCTCAAATAGCAGCGCCACTAGCGCATCATTCACGTAATAGCTCTCGCGGCCGAGCTTATGTTTGCTTAATGTGCCTTCGCAAAGTGCATCAAGGTAGCGTGTAGCGGTTGCTCTTGAAACACCTAAAGCTTCCTCGATAAATGCCACTTTAGTATAAGGGTGGCTGAATAAGCTATTCATTAGATCTTGGCTATAAAATTTATGCTGAGCACGTATATGCCGCTTTTGCTCAATCAATAAATCGCCGATGGCTTCCACCACAGCTGTTGTGTGCTCAGCTGTCACTGAGACGGCTTTTAATATATACAATATCCACGCTTCCCATTCCCCCGTATCTCTCACAACCTGCAATAAGCTGTAATACTGATCTTTGGTATGATTGATATAGCGGCTGAGATATAAAATCGGCGTATCTAATAAGCCATTCAGCACCAAGTGCAAAATATTAATAATACGCCCTGTACGGCCATTACCATCATAGAAAGGGTGTATTGTTTCAAACTGATGATGAATAAGCGCCATACAAACGAGAGGATCTAGAGCTTGCATAGTATTTATGAATTGCTCTAAATCAGCCATATAGCCAATGAGCTTATCGGGTGATGGCGGTTGAAAAACTACTTCTCCTGTGAGTTCATTTTTCAAGATAGTGCCTGGTGTTTTACGAAATCCTGCGCGATTGCCTTCCAGCACCTCTTGCATCTCAATAATGGTATTCAGCGTAAGCGCTTCAGCATTCAACACCTCGTGATAACCAAGATGTAATGCCTGCGCATAGAACGCCACTTCTTTCGTGACCGGATCAGCCTTGTCATTATGCAGTTGATATTTATAAAGCTGATCTTGCGTGGTAATGATGTTCTCAATCGCTGAACTACTTTGTGCTTCCTGTAACGCGAGCGTTGAGATCAACATACCTTCATTCGGGATTGTTTTGGCTACGCCCTTGAGCTCAGCCAAGTGACGATGCGCTGATATGAGCGCCTTCAATACGGCAGGCGTTTCTAAATCAGATTCTGGTGGCAGCGGTGCTAGCGTTGTTTCCATTGTTCAGTATCTTTGTTTTTTGAGCATAAGACGATTTACTTTCTCAAAAATCGCATTTTTTGAGCATACTGTCACTTACTTTCTCAAAAACCGCATTTTTTGAGCATATTGCCACTTACTTTCTCAAAAATAATCGACTTTGAGCATGTCATCGTCAAAGTCACGCTTCAGACAATGATCAGCTAGCGTCAAAACTACTCACTAAAACCTGGACTGAATTATAGGGGGGCAGGTAATCGTATCACCATGCTATAACTTATTTGACTCAGCCGTTTATCTGCCAAGTTGATCATATCAATATTCCTTGTCTGAACTTAGCTCTACAAAACTATTAACTGATGGCTTTTCCAAACACTCGTTCCATTTATCTAACTCTTTAAACAACGAGTCACATTGATCAAAAACCATCTCCTGAAGTGATGAATGAATAACTTTACTATCTCCTTCTATGTCTTCTATTTGGTTTAATTGCTTTCCATAACTTGGCACCATGTTTAAGAAAGCCATTACACCATAGAAACCATATCTCATTTAGTGTCTTACTGACTTTAGTCTATGCTCAAATAATCAACAAATGGGAACTGACTATGTTGAAAAGCGCAAAGGTAATCGTGCTGGTGAGTTTGGGATATGCTCTGCTTGGTGCCATGGGTCTCATGGTCGCTGTCTCTCCTGGTTATTCTACTATTATTTGGCCTGCGTCTGGTTTGGCGTTGGTGTCTGTTATCTTTTTCCCTAGAGCAGCGTCTATTGGCGTTTTGTTAGGTTCATTGGTAACGAATGTTTTCATCACTTGGCTGCATTATGATGTGTTTGCTTTCGCGATACCGGCTTGTATTGCCTTGGGTTCCACCTTGCAGTCTTTGGTGGGAGCTTGGTTGATTCGTCGTTATGTGAACATTAGCCGCTTGTTTCATCGCAGCCGAGAAGCACTTCGCTTTATCTTTATAGGCGGCCTTGTGACTACTGTGATAGGAGCGAGTGTGGGTAGCTTGTCATTGTGGTTGTTTGGCTTCATGTCCTTGTCTGATTTCTGGGTGAATTGGTTGGTCTGGTGGGCAGGTGATGCCATTGGTGTCATTTTTATGGTGCCTTGGATGGCGCTTTTCCTACCTAAGTTATTGGCTCCACACTTTGAAAATCGGTTGCGATTGTGGGTTGGTTTGGGGGCGGCATTATTATTGATTGGGGCGTTCTCGTGGGGAGGCAGTTATGAAGAATGGCAGCGTCAGCAAAAGGAATTTCGTGCCAATGCTGAATTGCTTGAGATCTCTTTATCAAATCGTATTAAAAACACCGTAGACATGTTGCATAGTTTAGTGGCTTTTATTGAGAATAG
The window above is part of the Marinomonas sp. THO17 genome. Proteins encoded here:
- a CDS encoding phage tail protein, giving the protein MSFLTQAGEAQIANKQGNASRMTISHFVLANVPDLGSEPSDRVAELPSDEQIVQTLPYTKHSYVNPNQVVYSLIMDSTIGDFTFNWIGLVDEEEVLIAVAHITPIEKRKSTEGVEGNTIARNFLLKYSGIQNVTGANVPAETWQLDFSARFNGMDERERLSNLDLYGQASFLDSAYQVIKEGDQYQLQAGVGYVGGIRSKLAEQETLTVSDLPCSIWLDVSLQGDVSDKATVSQIQVQTEATSDFVDSDYVDSDYVDSNGIAHYVSKLADIDANGEITDTRSLAFAQSMINTLAAQLSTSFNKRIRHQAQFQLDAGQLKNAADVDVALSGHFYRYPEGLEILLPDSLSLGTDYAIYATPDGLLVSANFTMPEGYTAETSRRVGGFHYQDGFINEYSLYDLNYRPNVRDPRGMVRSPQGIWSDIYLLNTTPDLLGTSAYGAQIADGDSAPKVPVVWGGDGTAQYDDFSRYTAARVLAAFGKRLPFGHEFEQLAFGSTTGYKRGTDPVTTEFNAAARSMIGCEGVSGVIWQWGAEMWDRGNGSSGYEWYAGDTNGEGQIYSGAGSSGVGASLFGGGWDFQESGPRCSAWSNTPWHSVSHIAARGVCDHVECY
- a CDS encoding phage tail protein, translating into MSFLTQAGEAQIANKQGNASRMTMSHFVLANVPDLGAEPSDRVAELPRNEQIVQTLPYTKHSYVNPNQVVYSLIMDATVGDFTFNWIGLVDEENVLIAVAHITPIDKRKSTEGVEGNTIARNFLLKYSGIQIVTGANVPAETWQLDFSTRFNGMDERERLSNLDLYGQASFLDSAYQVIKEGDQYQLQVGVGYVGGIRTKLVEQETLTVSDLSCSVWLDVSLQGDVSDKATVSQIQVQTEATSDVVGSDYVDSNGIAHYVSKLADIDANGEVTDHRVIYDNVAKHEAKANPHPQYQLKRGFAVSGTDNAIVLTSLDSRNPITALGQYEEFTFAVASTNSGSVTIQIDGLAPLPLRGVTTGQQVFASALLTVRYLNEAFYIAKQVNPLTGNDVLDITKLWIDTVDVLRPGEYALDGSTLSRTSHPIAFAIAQASSNFIGQAEKDADPVTYGGYYGDGDGSTSFTLPIVGGEFIRMHDGGRGVDEGRVFGGWQEDAIRNIFGRINTNYNVFTEGVAGAFTYVNEDLEHTIATSGTTSTTKGSTTFDASLVVPTANENRPRNLAYYGKTRL
- a CDS encoding phage tail protein, which gives rise to MSFLTQAGEAQIANKQGNASRMTMSHFVLANVPDLGAEPSDRVAELPRDEQIVQTLPYTKHSYLNPNQVVYSLIMDSTIGDFTFNWIGLVDEEEVLIAVAHITPIDKRKSTEGMEGNTIARNFLLKYSGIQNVTGANVPAETWQLDFSTRFNGMDERERLSNLDLYGQASFLDSAYQVIKEGDQYQLQAGVGYVGGIRTKLAEQETLTVSDLPCSIWLDVSLQGDVSDKTTVSQIQVQTEATSDFVDRDFVNSDYVDSNGLAHYVSKLADINTDGEITDHRVIYDNVAKHEAKANPHPQYVEYTDEQCAATLSSAQQALSEHEAKADPHPQYYQYSDTQDATTLAQANGFTEQQIAQHEAKPNPHAQYYQRQTFTLSGDENQLILSSQNGDGTISQLKDWDEFRFQVAATNTAAVTIQIDDLAPLPLRGVAAHQVFASAFLTVRYFNEGFYIAKQINPLTGNDVLDITKLWIDTVDVLRPGEYALDGSTLSRTSHPIAFAIAQASTNFIGQAVKDADPVTYGGYYGDGDGSTTFTLPIVGGEFIRMHDGGRGADAGRGFASWQGDAIRNIVGEFGSGLSNSENRQRVSGAMYFKSQDVGDLGVSQDSGLVDAIGFNASLVVPTANENRPRNLAYYGKTRL
- a CDS encoding DNA-binding protein, with protein sequence MIALILNNTTITGYGLKVSCELPLPEEDLSGQSSSTATAEKGFKPKRLKVSLNIKYEDADVLSTILLLSSATDSGTGKRTVYNIDNQTASAFGVRQVRFTDRVSAQEMDGSHAWSVSFTLLEHLSTSEKIESQRLAQSDTKLAAADQAAAEEAQGNRSWLDKLIDKLDSALSNENGS
- a CDS encoding Fic family protein, with the translated sequence METTLAPLPPESDLETPAVLKALISAHRHLAELKGVAKTIPNEGMLISTLALQEAQSSSAIENIITTQDQLYKYQLHNDKADPVTKEVAFYAQALHLGYHEVLNAEALTLNTIIEMQEVLEGNRAGFRKTPGTILKNELTGEVVFQPPSPDKLIGYMADLEQFINTMQALDPLVCMALIHHQFETIHPFYDGNGRTGRIINILHLVLNGLLDTPILYLSRYINHTKDQYYSLLQVVRDTGEWEAWILYILKAVSVTAEHTTAVVEAIGDLLIEQKRHIRAQHKFYSQDLMNSLFSHPYTKVAFIEEALGVSRATATRYLDALCEGTLSKHKLGRESYYVNDALVALLFELPPIE